A window of the Acidimicrobiales bacterium genome harbors these coding sequences:
- a CDS encoding ParB/RepB/Spo0J family partition protein, producing the protein MARRSGLGRGLGSLIPSEVTGDPGSALIEVPLSRVVPNSFQPRKHFDEEELAALTASVRELGVLQPILVRPGSEDRYELIAGERRWRAAKRAGLQTIPALVREVADDASLEQALVENLHRQDLNPLEEGAAYQQLIEDFHLTHDELATRVGKSRAAVSNTLRLFQLPPTIQRLVAEGQLAEGHARALLGTPDRAFQEALARRTVAEGLSVRAVEEAVRARNELSDEGHSAAAASRPRRLRPPGLLELEELLSRHLETRVKVDMGAKKGRVLVEFATLEDLERIYRAMTEPPSTPR; encoded by the coding sequence GTGGCGCGCCGCAGCGGGTTGGGTAGGGGACTGGGCTCGTTGATCCCGTCCGAGGTCACCGGCGACCCCGGGTCGGCCCTGATCGAAGTGCCCCTGTCTCGGGTAGTTCCCAATTCCTTCCAGCCCCGGAAGCATTTCGACGAGGAGGAGCTCGCGGCGCTGACCGCCTCGGTGCGTGAGCTGGGCGTGCTGCAGCCGATCCTGGTGCGCCCCGGTTCCGAGGACCGCTACGAGCTCATCGCCGGGGAGCGGCGCTGGCGGGCGGCCAAGCGGGCGGGGCTGCAGACGATCCCGGCGCTCGTGCGGGAGGTGGCCGACGACGCCAGCCTCGAGCAGGCCCTGGTCGAGAACCTCCACCGCCAGGACCTGAACCCTCTGGAGGAGGGTGCGGCGTACCAGCAGCTCATCGAGGACTTCCACCTCACCCACGACGAGCTGGCGACGCGGGTCGGCAAGAGCAGGGCGGCGGTCAGCAACACGTTGAGACTGTTCCAGCTCCCGCCGACCATCCAGCGCCTGGTGGCCGAGGGGCAGCTGGCCGAGGGCCACGCCCGCGCCCTGCTCGGGACACCGGACCGCGCCTTCCAAGAAGCGCTGGCCAGGCGCACCGTCGCCGAGGGACTGTCGGTGCGGGCGGTGGAGGAGGCCGTCCGGGCCCGGAACGAGCTGAGCGACGAAGGCCACAGCGCCGCTGCGGCCAGCCGGCCGCGCCGACTCCGGCCTCCGGGTCTGCTCGAGCTGGAGGAGCTGCTGTCCCGGCACCTCGAGACGCGCGTGAAGGTCGACATGGGGGCCAAGAAGGGCCGCGTCCTTGTGGAGTTCGCCACGCTCGAGGACCTCGAGCGCATCTACCGGGCCATGACGGAGCCGCCCTCGACCCCTCGCTGA
- a CDS encoding peptidoglycan-binding protein: MRAGDRGEAVRDLQHRLGGLGHPTTGDEPGVFAGSTEAAVRAFQLRRGLRVDGICGAQTWAALVEAGWRLGDRLLYLRQPMLRGDDVAALQSRLGALGFDAGRVDGIFGPDTKRALDEFQRNIGIVVDGVCGSATIAMFERFGPRGAEREPVAAVRELEMLRRSPRTLQGRRVVLGDGGGMHAALSATERVLTQAGAEVIVARHPDQSDQAAEANAAGGDVFLGLRLEPAGDGCASSHYAGHRYESPGGRRLAELVQSVVPDAVGIGNLGVRGMAIPVLKETRMPAVVCELGPPSCVVAHTAELARALGTVLAAWVRFPVDEPAPARPDR, from the coding sequence GTGCGAGCCGGCGACCGTGGCGAGGCCGTCCGCGATCTCCAGCACCGGCTCGGCGGCCTGGGCCACCCCACCACCGGCGACGAACCCGGCGTCTTCGCCGGATCGACGGAGGCCGCCGTCCGGGCGTTCCAGCTCCGCCGCGGCCTGCGGGTCGACGGCATCTGCGGCGCCCAGACCTGGGCGGCGCTGGTGGAGGCAGGCTGGCGGCTGGGCGACCGGCTGCTGTACCTGCGCCAACCCATGCTCCGGGGCGACGACGTGGCCGCCCTCCAGAGCCGCCTCGGGGCGCTCGGCTTCGACGCCGGCCGAGTTGACGGCATCTTCGGCCCGGACACCAAGCGCGCCCTCGACGAGTTCCAGCGCAACATCGGCATCGTGGTCGACGGGGTCTGCGGGTCGGCGACGATCGCCATGTTCGAGCGGTTCGGCCCGCGCGGAGCCGAGCGCGAGCCGGTGGCCGCCGTTCGGGAGCTGGAGATGCTCCGGCGGTCGCCCAGAACACTCCAGGGGCGGCGGGTCGTGCTGGGCGACGGCGGCGGGATGCACGCGGCGCTGAGCGCGACCGAGCGGGTGCTCACCCAGGCCGGTGCGGAGGTCATCGTGGCCCGCCACCCGGACCAGTCGGATCAGGCGGCGGAGGCCAATGCCGCCGGCGGCGACGTCTTCCTCGGTCTGCGCCTGGAGCCGGCAGGGGACGGATGTGCGTCTTCCCACTACGCCGGGCACCGCTACGAGTCGCCAGGTGGTCGACGGCTGGCCGAGCTGGTCCAGTCGGTCGTGCCGGACGCGGTGGGCATCGGCAATCTGGGCGTGCGGGGGATGGCCATCCCCGTGCTGAAGGAGACGCGGATGCCGGCTGTGGTGTGCGAGCTGGGGCCGCCGTCGTGCGTGGTCGCCCACACCGCCGAGCTGGCCCGGGCCCTCGGCACGGTCCTCGCCGCGTGGGTCCGGTTCCCGGTGGACGAGCCGGCACCGGCCCGGCCGGACCGCTGA
- the trxA gene encoding thioredoxin encodes MAESTHITHLTTDTFDEEVAGSTSPLLVDFWAEWCGPCKMIAPILDEIAGEHAGKIRVAKVNVDDHPEIARRFDILGIPTLIVFKDGAPELRIRGAKGKGQLVQELQAFL; translated from the coding sequence GTGGCTGAATCCACCCACATCACCCACCTGACCACAGACACCTTCGACGAGGAGGTCGCCGGGTCGACCTCGCCGCTCCTGGTGGACTTCTGGGCCGAGTGGTGCGGTCCGTGCAAGATGATCGCCCCGATCCTCGACGAGATCGCCGGAGAGCATGCCGGGAAGATCCGTGTCGCCAAGGTCAACGTCGACGACCATCCCGAGATCGCCCGCCGCTTCGACATCCTCGGCATCCCCACGCTGATCGTGTTCAAGGACGGGGCTCCGGAACTGCGCATCCGTGGTGCCAAGGGCAAGGGGCAGCTGGTCCAGGAGCTGCAGGCATTCCTGTAG
- the trxB gene encoding thioredoxin-disulfide reductase codes for MSSRVRDVVIIGSGPAGLTAAIYTARANLHPMVIEGEPSSTSDQPGGQLMLTTEVENYPGFVDGIQGPELMRSFRAQAARFGAELVTAKVTRVDFSVRPFKLWIADTEIEARAVIVSTGARALMLGLESEQKLIGYGVSTCATCDGFFFRDLEIAVVGGGDSALEEAIFLTKFASKVSVIHRRKELRASKIMQDRAFRNPKIEFVWDSQVVEVLGGSTVEGARVRNVVTGEETVLPISGLFVAIGHVPNTSLFTGQLDMDDAGYLRTRTGSTRTDVEGVFACGDVQDATYRQAVTAAGSGCMAAIDAERWLESQHDAPDDIAETPRNW; via the coding sequence GTGAGCAGCAGGGTTCGCGACGTCGTCATCATCGGATCCGGCCCAGCCGGGCTCACGGCCGCCATCTACACGGCCCGGGCCAATCTGCACCCGATGGTCATCGAGGGTGAGCCGTCGTCCACCAGCGACCAGCCGGGCGGTCAGCTGATGCTCACCACCGAGGTGGAGAACTACCCGGGGTTCGTCGACGGCATCCAGGGCCCCGAGCTCATGCGGAGCTTCCGGGCCCAGGCCGCCCGCTTCGGTGCCGAGCTCGTCACCGCCAAGGTGACGCGCGTCGACTTCTCGGTCCGCCCGTTCAAGCTGTGGATCGCCGACACCGAGATCGAGGCCCGGGCCGTCATCGTGTCCACCGGCGCCCGCGCCCTCATGCTCGGCCTCGAGAGCGAGCAGAAACTCATCGGCTACGGCGTCTCCACCTGCGCCACCTGCGACGGGTTCTTCTTCCGTGACCTGGAGATCGCCGTGGTGGGCGGAGGCGATTCGGCCCTGGAGGAGGCGATCTTCCTCACCAAGTTCGCCAGCAAGGTCAGCGTGATCCATCGCCGCAAGGAGCTGCGCGCGTCGAAGATCATGCAGGACCGGGCGTTCCGCAACCCGAAGATCGAGTTCGTGTGGGACTCGCAGGTCGTCGAGGTGCTGGGCGGGTCCACCGTCGAGGGGGCCAGGGTGCGCAACGTGGTGACCGGCGAGGAGACGGTGCTGCCCATCTCGGGCCTGTTCGTGGCCATCGGGCACGTCCCCAACACCAGCCTGTTCACCGGCCAGCTCGACATGGACGACGCCGGCTACCTGCGCACCCGGACCGGCTCCACCCGCACCGACGTGGAGGGCGTCTTCGCCTGCGGCGACGTGCAGGACGCCACCTACCGCCAGGCCGTCACCGCCGCCGGCTCCGGTTGCATGGCCGCCATCGACGCCGAGCGCTGGCTCGAGAGCCAGCACGACGCCCCCGACGACATCGCCGAGACACCCCGCAACTGGTGA